The Bacteroidota bacterium genome window below encodes:
- a CDS encoding conjugal transfer protein TraR: MSKTTTKKAAPKASKPKTKAKPKAAAKPKGAVKSTIKVKAKGKITTKMKAKPKAKTAAKAPVKKVKKISPTKAKKILKAKRLPVVKTKPVVHKEDIEVPAHVKKYKPNKKTKYTAAELKEFKEIILAERRDILESARANMQSLVDNESGDYVGDNSTYSTHMAEQGTDEMEREKNYMFVQRDEKYLGYLQDALIRIDNGTYGICQDCIEVPKNMCKSCPLIPKERLELVPITQHCIECKNLRG; this comes from the coding sequence ATGAGCAAGACAACAACAAAAAAAGCTGCACCGAAGGCATCAAAGCCGAAAACTAAAGCAAAACCAAAAGCGGCAGCGAAACCAAAAGGGGCAGTTAAGTCAACGATAAAAGTGAAAGCAAAAGGAAAGATAACAACAAAAATGAAAGCCAAACCAAAAGCAAAGACAGCCGCAAAGGCACCGGTAAAAAAAGTTAAGAAGATTTCCCCTACCAAGGCGAAAAAAATTCTTAAGGCGAAAAGACTTCCGGTGGTAAAAACTAAACCGGTCGTACACAAAGAAGATATAGAAGTACCGGCGCACGTTAAAAAATATAAGCCGAACAAAAAAACAAAATATACTGCAGCTGAGCTTAAAGAGTTTAAGGAAATAATTCTTGCCGAAAGAAGAGACATTCTTGAATCTGCAAGAGCAAATATGCAGTCACTTGTTGATAATGAATCGGGTGATTATGTAGGAGATAACTCTACATACTCAACTCACATGGCTGAGCAGGGTACCGATGAAATGGAAAGAGAAAAGAACTATATGTTTGTACAGAGAGATGAAAAATATCTCGGCTATTTACAAGATGCTCTTATCAGAATTGATAACGGAACATACGGCATTTGCCAGGATTGTATAGAAGTACCGAAGAATATGTGCAAATCATGTCCCCTTATCCCCAAGGAAAGACTTGAGCTTGTTCCTATTACCCAGCATTGCATAGAGTGCAAAAATCTCAGAGGGTAA
- the lspA gene encoding signal peptidase II: MKILYWSIAIVIIDQITKLKVKGLNFPDLGIFVQGMPYQSSIKVLGDFFQITFIENPGMAFGLQLGSKLFLTLFTIFATILIFIIIYKNRKETFLLRLSLAFILGGALGNLIDRTFYGVLYDYAPLFYGRVVDFFHFNIPDFKIFGKTVYTFPIFNVADIAVTVGFVLILVGYKKVFKKKDEEAAQVIDYQLANTNETITETFRDNSSFNTSSENLNEISEEKMISDDEIIEKEHKIIPPNHDETKS, translated from the coding sequence ATGAAAATACTATATTGGTCAATTGCTATTGTTATAATCGATCAGATTACAAAGCTAAAAGTTAAAGGGCTCAACTTCCCGGATCTCGGAATTTTTGTTCAGGGAATGCCTTACCAGTCATCTATAAAAGTACTTGGTGACTTTTTTCAGATAACATTTATCGAAAATCCGGGAATGGCATTCGGTCTGCAACTTGGCAGCAAATTATTCCTGACTCTTTTCACAATCTTCGCAACAATATTAATTTTCATTATAATTTATAAAAACAGGAAAGAAACATTTCTTCTCCGCCTTTCGCTTGCTTTTATATTAGGCGGCGCGCTAGGTAATTTAATTGACAGGACTTTTTATGGTGTGCTTTATGATTATGCTCCTTTATTCTATGGCAGAGTTGTGGATTTCTTTCATTTTAATATTCCGGATTTCAAAATATTCGGAAAGACAGTTTACACATTTCCTATTTTCAATGTAGCGGATATTGCTGTAACGGTTGGATTTGTTTTAATTCTTGTAGGATACAAAAAAGTATTTAAGAAGAAAGATGAAGAAGCTGCTCAGGTAATAGATTACCAGCTGGCAAATACAAATGAAACTATCACGGAAACTTTCCGTGATAATTCCAGTTTTAATACTTCAAGTGAAAATTTGAATGAAATTTCTGAAGAGAAAATGATTTCAGATGATGAGATAATTGAAAAGGAACATAAAATAATTCCTCCTAATCACGACGAAACAAAATCGTAA
- a CDS encoding 4Fe-4S dicluster domain-containing protein: MAIMITSECINCGACEPECPNTAIYEGGNNWTLGGNSYGADDVSPNGNTGFVQSDFFFIVPDKCTECVGFHDEPQCAAVCPVDCCVPDPNHVEDKDTLLARKEKLDDLGR, translated from the coding sequence ATGGCTATAATGATTACAAGTGAGTGTATTAATTGCGGAGCATGCGAACCGGAATGTCCTAATACAGCGATTTACGAAGGCGGAAATAACTGGACTCTTGGAGGAAATTCGTACGGGGCTGACGATGTTTCACCAAACGGAAATACAGGTTTTGTCCAATCTGATTTTTTCTTTATCGTACCTGATAAATGCACGGAGTGTGTAGGTTTTCACGATGAGCCTCAGTGTGCTGCAGTTTGTCCTGTGGATTGCTGCGTACCTGATCCAAATCATGTGGAAGATAAAGATACTCTACTTGCAAGAAAAGAAAAGCTTGACGATTTAGGAAGATAG